GAACGCTGGTGATACGACCAtcacacaacaaccaccaccatcaacagtcgcaccaccatcacccatATCATCAAAGACCggtttcgagcagcagcagcagcagcagcaccaacaacggtCTTAGTAGTTCTAGCGTTAGTAGCGGTGGCGCTTTCGTCACCGGCAGCAATCAATTTAGTCAAAAGCCAACAGAGGGCACTGTAAATAAAtactcgtcgacgtcgtcggcgacgacggcgttagtgcagcagcagtcagcagtagtagcagctgctgccccACAAGACCAAGCAATGGCGGCCAGCGTTGCAAGCGGTAGGTGTCCGAGTAAGAGCTACCTCCCTTTCCACATAAACTTTTAACGCTCTTTGCGCTCTCTTGTTGCTTTAGGTATCTTCACTACCCACTGGCAGGCCACGACGGAGCCAAGCTTCATCACAAGGACGAAGCCgccgaaaccaaacaaaccgtcCAAGAAACCGATCCTATCCATCACAAACAACATTCAAAGCACCGTCctgaaaccaaaaccatcgGTATGTTGGTGCTTCCCCCacgggggtggaggggttCTCCAAGAACTAATTGATTTCTCAAACACATGCAAGCCATGTGCTTTCGAGTTGTTCAAGAAACTTGACATTCTCAAAGaaacactggacactggagcGCGTTGAAAGTTTATTGTTGACTTTAATTCTAGGCCAAGCCAACGAAGCAAAGTACCAGCTctacgtcgacgacgacgtcgacgacaacgaccactaCGACTACTCCGAGGCCCACCACAAgaaggacaacgacgacaaccaccaccagtaccaccaccaccactaccacgactacgacgacacCGAGGCCGACAACCAGCGtatcgtccagcagcagctcaacaaGTCTCACGCCTGAGGTGTCTACATCTGTGATTGACGTCGACGAGGTTTCGCCGTCCATTTCGGTCTATACGGCGGCACCGGGAAGAACAACGATATCCGCGGCAAGAAACGCCGGTAAGGCATAAGACCGCCATCTCGAGCAACCGTTCCCCAGGACTAACActtctttcctctttcttcaACGGAAATCCCTCATCCCGAATAGACTGCGGTGTGCAAACAATGGGCCGTCCGGAGACGAGAATCGTCGGTGGCAAGAATGCACCGTTCGGACGCTGGCCGTGGCAGGTGTCGGTGCGAAGGACGTCCTTCTTCGGTTTCTCGAGTACCCACCGGTGCGGTGGAGCTGTCATAAATGACAACTGGATAGCGACGGCGGGCCATTGTGTCGACGAGTAAGCAAAGACGAAGCGGGAGAAGCGCGGAAGGTCCTAGCTGGCCTGGCTACGAAATGAGCAAaccgccaggccaggcgggCAGGATGGGGGAGGACCATTGCCATTTACTAATTgtggttttctttcctttcccccctttctccATTCCCACCGTCGTCCAGTTTGCTTACGTCACAGATTCGGATACGGGTCGGCGAGTACGATTTCTCGCACGTCCAGGAGCAGCTGCCGTACATCGAGCGAGCCGTCGCCCGGAAGGTCGTTCATCCGAAGTACAACTTCTTCACGTACGAGTTTGACCTGGCGCTGGTGAAGCTGGAGCAACCGCTGGTCTTTGCCCCGCACATCAGCCCGATCTGCCTGCCGGCGACGGACGATCTGCTGATCGGCGAGAATGCCACGGTCACCGGATGGGGTCGGCTGAGTGAAGGTGGCACGCTACCGTCCGTTCTGCAGGAGGTAGGTTCAGCAGACCATTGTTGGTCCACGTAGCATGAGCATagcaagcagcagtaggagtGAAGCGGTGTGCAAGGCTTTCGTGTGCCGTCCATTTTCCTGGTTATTCTTTTCCTCGGAATCGGTTTGAAATTGGACAAATTAAATTCATGAACGGGCAAGAAAGCAAGATGGACCATTCCTAATGAAGCAAATTGTGTGGCGCACTCGTTGTAGAGGAGAAACTAGGTTCGTTAGCATTCCTGGCGTATGTGTTTTCCAACCTGTTTACCCACGTATCGTTGGGACAGAAcatggatgctgttgctggatgtgCTGTTCATGAGGAATTTGAAAACGTTTTTATGAAAAGCTATTTATGAACATGTTTATCTGGATGTAAACAGTTCTTCGGAGCGGAATGGTGGTCGCTTGTTAGGCCACTTCATCTATACACTAAATATCCTTAGTAACTCACCCCAATGGTTCTGGAAACAAGAGCCAAGTTAGTATAATTTACTAGTGAAACATGGCGACCGCCATTCAGTCTCGACACAAATAAGCTGGCGCTCTTGTTGAGTTCTTTGAAAGAACCCGCGCAATTCTCGCTTCTATTCACGGACATACCTCGC
The sequence above is a segment of the Anopheles darlingi chromosome 2, idAnoDarlMG_H_01, whole genome shotgun sequence genome. Coding sequences within it:
- the LOC125950988 gene encoding serine proteinase stubble isoform X1; amino-acid sequence: MLCFLSLLLPGQLIWSYKCRLKRLSMVDIDLKISTMWSRWRASILLLTVSCWIAEHTIPVTAALATTVTAAAAASSGSSHNYKINPKPCSVNGNEGTCMFVWECIKSEGQHVGMCMDQFMFGSCCSHNLTENVIPQNYYQMPGYRPKPTANHGGSKYKPPKPSTFVSSNGYTTIYRPNGSGTLVIRPSHNNHHHQQSHHHHPYHQRPVSSSSSSSSTNNGLSSSSVSSGGAFVTGSNQFSQKPTEGTVNKYSSTSSATTALVQQQSAVVAAAAPQDQAMAASVASGIFTTHWQATTEPSFITRTKPPKPNKPSKKPILSITNNIQSTVLKPKPSAKPTKQSTSSTSTTTSTTTTTTTTPRPTTRRTTTTTTTSTTTTTTTTTTTPRPTTSVSSSSSSTSLTPEVSTSVIDVDEVSPSISVYTAAPGRTTISAARNADCGVQTMGRPETRIVGGKNAPFGRWPWQVSVRRTSFFGFSSTHRCGGAVINDNWIATAGHCVDDLLTSQIRIRVGEYDFSHVQEQLPYIERAVARKVVHPKYNFFTYEFDLALVKLEQPLVFAPHISPICLPATDDLLIGENATVTGWGRLSEGGTLPSVLQEVSVPIVSNDRCKSMFLRAGRHEFIPEIFLCAGHETGGQDSCQGDSGGPLQVKGKDGHYFLAGIISWGIGCAEANLPGVCTRISKFVPWIMETVL
- the LOC125950988 gene encoding serine proteinase stubble isoform X2; the encoded protein is MVDIDLKISTMWSRWRASILLLTVSCWIAEHTIPVTAALATTVTAAAAASSGSSHNYKINPKPCSVNGNEGTCMFVWECIKSEGQHVGMCMDQFMFGSCCSHNLTENVIPQNYYQMPGYRPKPTANHGGSKYKPPKPSTFVSSNGYTTIYRPNGSGTLVIRPSHNNHHHQQSHHHHPYHQRPVSSSSSSSSTNNGLSSSSVSSGGAFVTGSNQFSQKPTEGTVNKYSSTSSATTALVQQQSAVVAAAAPQDQAMAASVASGIFTTHWQATTEPSFITRTKPPKPNKPSKKPILSITNNIQSTVLKPKPSAKPTKQSTSSTSTTTSTTTTTTTTPRPTTRRTTTTTTTSTTTTTTTTTTTPRPTTSVSSSSSSTSLTPEVSTSVIDVDEVSPSISVYTAAPGRTTISAARNADCGVQTMGRPETRIVGGKNAPFGRWPWQVSVRRTSFFGFSSTHRCGGAVINDNWIATAGHCVDDLLTSQIRIRVGEYDFSHVQEQLPYIERAVARKVVHPKYNFFTYEFDLALVKLEQPLVFAPHISPICLPATDDLLIGENATVTGWGRLSEGGTLPSVLQEVSVPIVSNDRCKSMFLRAGRHEFIPEIFLCAGHETGGQDSCQGDSGGPLQVKGKDGHYFLAGIISWGIGCAEANLPGVCTRISKFVPWIMETVL